In a single window of the Streptomyces sp. NBC_00285 genome:
- a CDS encoding MoxR family ATPase, with protein MPSHTPAPASQLDVAANLLALLRDSTTEPRPDDQLEALTLAVAADLPVLLWGEPGIGKTAALTQLAAALDLPLTTVIASVHEPSDFSGLPVVGDDPATQGVPMAPPDWAVRLVRAGRGLLFLDELSTAPPAVQAALLRLVLERRIGALRLPPGVRIVAAANPRSSAADGWELSPPLANRFVHLQWTHDHEVVVRGLGGTWPRATLPPLDPHKLPEAVDFARRAVCGLLAARPTLVHRLPTGETRRGGPWPSPRSWDMTLSLIAFATAAGSSRDVLSSLVRGTVGDGPGLELLASLDRLDLPDPEEVLADPAGAVLPERGDLRQAVLDGVVAAVRARPDRTRWDAAWAVLVRALETGAPDLVVVPATTLASLRQEDWDLPAAIDRFAGTVALSRRADRAALAAEARR; from the coding sequence ATGCCCTCTCACACCCCTGCCCCTGCCTCCCAACTCGACGTCGCCGCCAACCTGTTGGCCCTCCTGCGCGACTCCACCACCGAACCCCGCCCCGACGACCAGTTGGAGGCCCTCACCCTGGCCGTGGCCGCCGATCTGCCCGTTCTGCTGTGGGGCGAGCCGGGCATCGGCAAGACGGCGGCGCTGACACAGCTCGCCGCCGCCCTGGACCTGCCGCTGACCACGGTGATCGCCAGCGTGCACGAACCGTCCGACTTCTCGGGGCTGCCCGTGGTCGGGGACGATCCCGCGACCCAGGGCGTGCCGATGGCCCCGCCGGACTGGGCGGTCCGGCTGGTGCGGGCCGGACGGGGATTGCTGTTCCTGGACGAGCTGTCCACCGCGCCGCCCGCCGTGCAGGCCGCGCTGCTGCGTCTGGTGCTGGAGCGGCGGATCGGCGCGCTCCGGCTGCCGCCGGGCGTGCGGATCGTGGCGGCCGCCAACCCCCGTTCCTCGGCGGCCGACGGCTGGGAGCTGAGCCCGCCGCTGGCCAACCGGTTCGTCCATCTCCAGTGGACCCACGACCACGAGGTCGTCGTACGCGGACTCGGCGGGACCTGGCCCCGGGCGACCCTGCCACCGCTGGACCCGCACAAACTCCCGGAGGCCGTGGACTTCGCCCGTCGCGCGGTGTGCGGGCTGCTCGCCGCGCGGCCCACCCTCGTGCACCGGCTGCCCACCGGGGAGACCCGGCGGGGCGGGCCCTGGCCGTCGCCCCGGAGCTGGGACATGACGCTGTCCCTGATCGCCTTCGCGACCGCGGCCGGCTCCTCGCGGGACGTGCTCTCCTCGCTGGTCCGGGGCACTGTCGGCGACGGCCCCGGGCTGGAACTGCTGGCGAGCCTGGACCGGCTCGACCTCCCCGACCCCGAGGAGGTGCTCGCCGATCCGGCGGGGGCGGTCCTGCCCGAGCGGGGAGACCTGCGGCAGGCCGTGCTCGACGGTGTGGTGGCGGCCGTACGCGCCCGTCCGGACCGGACCCGCTGGGACGCGGCCTGGGCGGTGCTGGTCAGGGCGCTTGAGACCGGGGCCCCGGACCTGGTGGTCGTGCCCGCGACCACACTCGCCTCGCTGCGCCAGGAGGACTGGGACCTGCCGGCGGCGATCGACAGGTTCGCCGGGACGGTGGCGCTGTCCCGGCGGGCGGACCGGGCGGCGCTCGCCGCCGAGGCCCGCCGTTGA
- a CDS encoding vWA domain-containing protein yields the protein MSTDTRERAGSLDRDKLFAARLHAARVRPYLATALFALHTVESKRVPTMAVDRHWRCYVSPAFVDRMPVEELAGVWVHEVSHLLRDHHGRGDRVARERGLTGVGDRLRMNIAADCEINDDVYGDGLVQPRDAVLPYRLRLDAGRLMEEYLKDISLGPLTLDLSWLDCGSGADGLEREWDLGPDGADGLSEQERDAVRFRVAQGINAHPGRAPKGWRRWAEEAFHPPQPWRDLLGAAMRSAVSGAGAGDDYSYGRPSRRSAGVPGAVLPSLRRRPPRVCVIIDTSGSVSDDELGSALLEVAAIARAVGGRRDLVQVLSCDAAAGVARSLCRAEGIPLVGGGGTDLRTGFDRALRSRPRPDVVVALTDGQTPWPAARPSCRTVIGLFPREGVSEARRENNPEYVPKSPPAWARVVEIGAPGRGQGG from the coding sequence TTGAGTACGGACACCCGCGAGAGGGCGGGCTCCTTGGACCGGGACAAACTCTTCGCTGCCCGCCTTCATGCCGCCCGGGTCCGCCCCTACCTGGCCACCGCGCTCTTCGCCCTGCACACCGTCGAGTCGAAGCGGGTGCCGACGATGGCCGTCGACCGGCACTGGCGCTGCTATGTCTCGCCGGCGTTCGTGGACCGGATGCCGGTGGAGGAGCTGGCGGGCGTGTGGGTGCACGAGGTGTCGCATCTGCTGCGCGACCATCACGGGCGCGGTGACCGGGTCGCCCGGGAGCGCGGGCTGACCGGGGTGGGAGACCGGCTGCGGATGAACATCGCCGCCGACTGCGAGATCAACGACGACGTGTACGGCGACGGGCTGGTCCAACCCCGGGATGCCGTTCTCCCGTATCGCCTGCGGCTGGACGCGGGTCGACTGATGGAGGAGTACCTGAAGGACATCAGCCTCGGGCCGCTCACGCTGGACCTGTCCTGGCTGGACTGCGGCAGCGGCGCCGACGGTCTGGAGCGCGAGTGGGACCTGGGCCCCGACGGCGCGGACGGGCTGAGCGAGCAGGAGCGGGACGCGGTCCGCTTCCGGGTGGCGCAGGGCATCAACGCGCACCCCGGCCGCGCCCCGAAGGGCTGGCGGCGCTGGGCGGAGGAGGCGTTCCATCCGCCGCAGCCGTGGCGGGACCTGCTGGGCGCGGCGATGCGCTCGGCGGTCTCCGGGGCCGGCGCGGGCGACGACTACAGCTACGGCCGTCCGTCGCGGCGCTCGGCGGGCGTGCCCGGCGCGGTGCTGCCGAGCCTGCGGCGCCGGCCACCCCGGGTCTGCGTGATCATCGACACCTCCGGCTCGGTCAGCGACGACGAACTGGGCAGCGCGCTCCTGGAGGTCGCCGCGATCGCCCGTGCCGTGGGCGGCCGTCGTGACCTGGTCCAGGTGCTGTCGTGCGACGCGGCGGCGGGGGTCGCGCGTTCGCTGTGCCGCGCCGAGGGCATCCCGCTGGTCGGCGGCGGGGGGACGGATCTGCGCACCGGCTTCGACAGGGCGCTGCGCTCGCGGCCCCGGCCGGACGTCGTCGTGGCCCTCACCGACGGCCAGACGCCCTGGCCCGCTGCGCGGCCATCCTGCCGTACGGTGATCGGGCTGTTCCCCCGCGAGGGAGTGAGCGAGGCGCGGCGCGAGAACAATCCCGAGTACGTGCCGAAGTCACCGCCCGCATGGGCCCGGGTGGTGGAGATCGGCGCACCAGGCCGCGGACAGGGCGGCTGA
- a CDS encoding amidohydrolase family protein, producing the protein MTNVDVHQHLWSPSLVTALRSRREPPYLDGWTLYLDGEPPYDLPPADHDVSLRAELAAADGLGLALVSLSAPIGVEWLPAAEARPLLDAYHEGAAALPRPFGAWAAAGVRDIDAKATAQALDQGFVGLQLPANALADAAGYARCAPLLDLLEERGLPLFVHPGPAAGGFEGPGWWPAMVPYVQQMHAAWFAFRAHGRPRHPRLRVCFALLAGLAPLHGERFAARGGGVSTQADPLVFVETSSYGPRAVESVVRALGVDSVVQGSDRPYAEPPQHPGHGLGGAAAYAFRIANPRRLLTEAPDQGQVN; encoded by the coding sequence ATGACCAATGTCGACGTGCACCAGCATCTGTGGAGCCCCTCGCTGGTGACGGCCTTGAGGTCGCGCCGCGAACCGCCGTATCTCGACGGCTGGACCCTGTATCTGGACGGTGAGCCGCCCTACGACCTTCCTCCCGCCGACCACGACGTGAGCCTGCGCGCGGAACTCGCCGCCGCCGACGGCCTCGGCCTGGCGCTCGTCTCGCTGTCCGCGCCGATCGGTGTGGAGTGGCTGCCCGCGGCCGAGGCACGGCCCCTGCTGGACGCCTATCACGAGGGGGCGGCCGCGCTTCCCCGGCCGTTCGGGGCGTGGGCCGCCGCCGGTGTGCGGGACATCGATGCCAAGGCGACGGCACAGGCCCTCGACCAGGGGTTCGTCGGTCTGCAGCTGCCCGCGAACGCCCTTGCGGACGCGGCCGGTTACGCCCGGTGCGCCCCGCTGCTGGATCTGCTGGAGGAGCGCGGCCTGCCGCTGTTCGTCCACCCGGGACCGGCGGCGGGCGGTTTTGAGGGGCCCGGCTGGTGGCCCGCGATGGTCCCCTACGTCCAGCAGATGCACGCCGCCTGGTTCGCGTTCCGTGCCCACGGCCGGCCCCGCCACCCCCGCCTTCGGGTGTGCTTCGCCCTGCTCGCCGGACTCGCCCCGCTGCACGGGGAGCGGTTCGCCGCCCGCGGGGGCGGCGTGAGCACACAGGCGGACCCGTTGGTCTTCGTGGAGACGTCCTCGTACGGGCCCCGGGCGGTCGAGTCCGTTGTCCGGGCTCTCGGTGTGGACTCCGTGGTCCAGGGTTCGGACCGGCCGTACGCGGAGCCGCCGCAGCATCCCGGGCACGGTCTGGGCGGAGCGGCGGCGTACGCGTTCCGCATCGCCAACCCACGGCGGCTGCTCACCGAGGCCCCGGACCAGGGACAAGTCAATTAA
- a CDS encoding metal ABC transporter solute-binding protein, Zn/Mn family translates to MLTSPSRRLALLAGASVALLAGCGSSTDSGSDGSASAAPAAASKVAVVASTNVYGDIVSRIGGDRVSVTSVISDPDQDPHSYEASTQNQLALSKAKVVVENGGGYDDFVDRMLKSGGNSSAEVINAVQVSGHTAPKGGELNEHVWYDFPTVAKITDRIAAALGKADPANAAVYTKNAAAFKAELKPLEAKEAQIKKEHGGSAIAITEPVPLYMTGASGLVDRTPAEFSEAIEEGTDVSPKVLQEALALFTDKQVKALVYNAQTSGPQTEKSEQAARAAGIPVVPLTETLPSGKNYLAWMTGNVDALANALAK, encoded by the coding sequence ATGCTCACGTCCCCGTCCCGCCGTCTGGCGCTGCTCGCCGGCGCCTCCGTCGCCCTGCTGGCAGGGTGCGGCAGTTCCACGGACTCCGGGAGCGACGGGAGCGCGTCCGCGGCCCCGGCCGCGGCGTCCAAGGTCGCCGTCGTCGCCTCCACGAACGTGTACGGCGACATCGTCTCGCGCATAGGCGGCGACAGGGTCTCCGTCACCTCGGTCATCAGCGACCCCGACCAGGACCCGCACTCCTACGAGGCCAGCACCCAGAACCAGTTGGCCCTGTCGAAGGCGAAGGTCGTCGTCGAGAACGGCGGCGGCTACGACGACTTCGTGGACCGGATGCTGAAGAGCGGCGGCAACTCCTCCGCCGAGGTGATCAACGCGGTGCAGGTCTCCGGTCACACCGCGCCCAAGGGGGGCGAGCTCAACGAGCACGTCTGGTACGACTTCCCCACCGTCGCGAAGATCACCGACCGCATCGCCGCCGCCCTCGGCAAGGCCGACCCCGCGAACGCCGCCGTCTACACCAAGAACGCCGCCGCCTTCAAGGCGGAACTGAAGCCGCTGGAGGCGAAGGAGGCGCAGATCAAGAAGGAGCACGGCGGATCGGCGATCGCCATCACCGAGCCCGTGCCGCTGTACATGACCGGGGCGAGCGGCCTGGTCGACAGGACGCCCGCGGAGTTCAGCGAGGCCATCGAGGAGGGCACGGACGTCTCCCCGAAGGTCCTTCAGGAAGCGCTCGCCCTCTTCACCGACAAGCAGGTCAAGGCGCTGGTGTACAACGCGCAGACCTCGGGACCGCAGACCGAGAAGTCCGAGCAGGCGGCCAGGGCGGCGGGCATCCCGGTGGTTCCGCTGACGGAGACCCTGCCGAGCGGCAAGAACTACCTCGCCTGGATGACCGGCAACGTCGACGCGCTCGCGAACGCCCTGGCCAAGTGA
- a CDS encoding metal ABC transporter ATP-binding protein yields MSPISPPVISLRGAALSYGARTVWHGLELDVRPGEFLAVLGPNGAGKTSFVRALLGRQPLSAGELTVLGRAPREAARHIGYVPQQAALSAQAMLRARDLVRFGIDGHRFGPRMRTAAVRRRVDEILTSVGASAYADVPVGLLSGGERQRVRIGQALATDPRILLCDEPLLSLDLHHQRAVTELVDARRRTHGTAVVFVTHEINPVLDLVDRVLYLAPGAHRVGTPDEVLTSESLSRLYGTRVDVVHVHGRVVVVGALDEHAHHVPEEVHP; encoded by the coding sequence GTGAGCCCGATATCCCCACCGGTGATCAGCCTGCGCGGCGCCGCACTGTCGTACGGCGCCCGCACGGTCTGGCACGGTCTCGAACTCGACGTCCGGCCAGGGGAGTTCCTCGCGGTGCTGGGTCCGAACGGAGCCGGCAAGACCAGCTTCGTACGGGCCCTGCTGGGCCGACAGCCGCTGTCCGCCGGGGAGTTGACGGTCCTCGGCCGCGCTCCCCGCGAAGCGGCCCGGCACATCGGGTACGTCCCGCAGCAGGCGGCACTGTCGGCGCAGGCGATGCTCCGCGCCCGCGACCTTGTGCGGTTCGGCATCGACGGGCACCGCTTCGGGCCACGGATGCGAACGGCCGCCGTACGCAGGCGCGTCGACGAGATCCTCACGTCCGTGGGCGCCTCGGCCTACGCCGACGTGCCCGTCGGCCTGCTCTCCGGCGGCGAGCGTCAGCGCGTCCGGATCGGACAGGCCCTCGCGACCGACCCCCGGATCCTGTTGTGCGACGAGCCATTGCTCTCCCTGGACCTCCATCACCAGCGCGCCGTCACCGAGTTGGTGGACGCCCGCCGACGCACCCACGGCACGGCGGTCGTGTTCGTGACCCACGAGATCAACCCGGTGCTCGACCTGGTGGACCGGGTCCTCTATCTGGCACCCGGCGCCCACCGCGTGGGCACCCCCGACGAGGTCCTCACCTCCGAGTCCCTGTCCCGGCTGTACGGCACCCGGGTCGACGTCGTCCACGTGCACGGCCGGGTCGTGGTGGTCGGCGCCCTGGACGAGCACGCGCACCACGTGCCCGAGGAGGTCCACCCATGA
- a CDS encoding metal ABC transporter permease — translation MTVWHELFNFEDYGELLALVRNSLIVGAALGLVGGLAGVFVAMRDLPFAVHSISELSFAGASGALLLGLNIVAGSITGSLLAAGAIGVLGSRARDRNSVIGILMPFGLGLGVLFLALYKGRAANKFGLLTGQIVAVDTPQTTWLLITSAVVLIALAVMWRPLTFASADPDVAEARGVPVRGLSFAFMIVLGLAVALSVQVVGALLVLSLLITPAAAAARVTSSPVLLPLLSVGFALVSIEGGILLALGSSIPISPYVTTISFALYVGCGAVGRYRARRRGALRTAVPVPA, via the coding sequence ATGACCGTCTGGCACGAGCTGTTCAACTTCGAGGACTACGGCGAACTCCTCGCCCTGGTCCGCAACTCCCTCATCGTCGGCGCGGCCCTCGGGCTGGTCGGCGGCCTCGCCGGGGTCTTCGTCGCGATGCGCGACCTGCCGTTCGCGGTCCACAGCATCAGCGAGCTGTCGTTCGCGGGCGCCTCCGGAGCACTGCTACTGGGCCTGAACATCGTGGCGGGCTCGATCACCGGATCGCTCCTGGCAGCCGGGGCGATCGGTGTGCTCGGCAGCCGCGCGCGCGACCGCAACTCGGTGATCGGCATTCTCATGCCGTTCGGACTGGGTCTCGGGGTGCTCTTCCTCGCCCTCTACAAGGGCCGCGCGGCGAACAAGTTCGGTCTGCTCACCGGCCAGATCGTCGCCGTGGACACCCCTCAGACGACCTGGTTGCTCATCACCTCCGCGGTGGTCCTGATCGCCCTCGCGGTGATGTGGCGCCCGCTCACCTTCGCCAGCGCCGACCCCGACGTCGCCGAGGCCCGCGGGGTCCCGGTGCGCGGACTCTCCTTCGCGTTCATGATCGTGCTGGGCCTCGCGGTGGCCCTGTCGGTCCAGGTCGTGGGCGCCCTGCTGGTCCTGTCCCTGCTGATCACCCCCGCCGCGGCCGCCGCCCGCGTCACCTCGTCGCCGGTCCTGCTCCCCCTGCTCAGCGTGGGCTTCGCCCTGGTGTCGATCGAGGGCGGCATCCTGCTCGCCCTGGGCAGCAGCATCCCCATCAGCCCCTACGTCACGACGATCTCGTTCGCCCTCTACGTCGGCTGCGGCGCGGTCGGCAGATACCGGGCCCGTCGCCGGGGTGCCCTGCGAACGGCGGTTCCGGTGCCCGCCTGA
- a CDS encoding AraC family transcriptional regulator, whose amino-acid sequence MTRHVDLALDQPPHVENAGVGVHGSAGPHDVFRLPRLWQLHLYGYSGTLELGGSRHPIRPGYLSLVPPDTEVHFHYDATRCEHLYAHFRLPGDGERRRVPVMQDAGADAVVLRGLLRQTLAASAQSPVRAAAELWTVLWRTTGLTGATESRPGSRHPALRTAVAYIEEHLAGPLTVPGIARVAGVSHTHLTRLFREDTGHTVVAHIRRRRMERARHLLIASTLAIPAIAATVGIPDLQAFNKTCRKELGASPRAVRERDG is encoded by the coding sequence ATGACCCGCCATGTCGACCTGGCCCTCGACCAGCCGCCCCACGTGGAGAACGCGGGCGTCGGCGTGCACGGCTCCGCAGGCCCGCACGATGTGTTCCGGCTGCCACGGCTGTGGCAGCTCCATCTCTACGGCTACTCCGGCACCCTCGAACTCGGCGGCTCCCGGCACCCGATCCGCCCCGGGTACCTGAGCCTGGTCCCGCCCGACACCGAGGTGCACTTCCACTACGACGCCACGCGCTGCGAGCACCTGTACGCCCACTTCCGGCTGCCGGGCGACGGCGAGCGGCGCCGGGTCCCGGTGATGCAGGACGCCGGCGCGGACGCGGTCGTCCTGCGCGGGCTGCTGCGCCAGACGCTCGCGGCGAGCGCCCAGTCCCCGGTCCGGGCCGCCGCCGAGCTGTGGACGGTGCTGTGGCGCACGACCGGCCTCACCGGCGCCACCGAGAGCCGCCCCGGTTCCCGGCACCCCGCGCTGCGCACGGCCGTCGCGTACATCGAGGAGCATCTGGCCGGCCCCCTGACCGTGCCCGGCATCGCCCGGGTCGCCGGGGTCTCGCACACGCACCTCACCCGGCTGTTCCGCGAGGACACCGGGCACACGGTCGTCGCCCACATCCGGCGCCGCCGCATGGAACGCGCCCGGCATCTGCTCATCGCCTCGACGCTGGCGATCCCGGCGATCGCGGCGACCGTCGGGATCCCCGACCTCCAGGCGTTCAACAAGACCTGCCGCAAGGAGCTGGGCGCGTCACCGCGCGCGGTCCGGGAGCGCGACGGTTGA
- a CDS encoding phytanoyl-CoA dioxygenase family protein, which yields MSTTRQLLSSAQVARFVAHGFLHLDGIVPPEMNEEALEVFAAGLHAVPYGTPVPKAFAEGSFARRLLELPAVAGALESLVGPDPAVDHHFVHTREPREGSAQPLHADALIDLRQDAFDVQLMYYPQEVTAEMGGTLIVPGSHLRRVNESDTGRYQNLLGQTRLTCPAGTVVLLHHGIWHGGRRNDSDTVRHMYKIRFNPSVPQVRLWDTADLDTPAVREELAHGFPWYEQATGRLEILNRIKLWRSLSGDPGFDIDHWATRIANRPAAAQRSKA from the coding sequence ATGTCAACCACACGACAGCTGTTGAGCTCCGCACAGGTGGCGCGGTTCGTGGCCCACGGATTCCTGCACCTGGACGGCATCGTGCCCCCGGAGATGAACGAGGAGGCGCTCGAAGTCTTCGCCGCCGGACTGCACGCCGTGCCGTACGGCACTCCCGTGCCGAAGGCCTTCGCCGAGGGTTCCTTCGCCCGCCGACTCCTCGAACTGCCCGCCGTGGCAGGCGCGCTGGAGAGTCTGGTGGGTCCGGATCCGGCCGTCGACCACCATTTCGTGCACACCCGTGAACCGCGTGAGGGCAGCGCGCAGCCGCTGCACGCCGACGCCCTCATCGATCTGCGGCAGGACGCGTTCGACGTCCAGCTCATGTACTACCCGCAGGAGGTCACCGCCGAGATGGGCGGCACCCTCATCGTCCCCGGCAGCCATCTGCGCCGCGTCAACGAGTCCGACACCGGCCGCTACCAGAACCTGCTCGGCCAGACCCGGCTGACCTGCCCCGCCGGCACGGTCGTCCTGCTGCACCACGGCATCTGGCACGGCGGACGACGCAACGACAGCGACACCGTGCGCCACATGTACAAGATCCGCTTCAACCCGAGCGTGCCTCAGGTACGGCTGTGGGACACGGCGGACCTGGACACTCCGGCCGTCCGCGAGGAGCTGGCACACGGTTTCCCCTGGTACGAGCAGGCCACCGGGCGCCTGGAGATCCTCAACCGGATCAAGCTGTGGCGTTCCCTGTCCGGCGACCCCGGCTTCGACATCGACCACTGGGCCACCCGCATCGCCAACCGGCCCGCCGCGGCACAGAGGAGCAAGGCGTGA